One genomic segment of Scophthalmus maximus strain ysfricsl-2021 chromosome 3, ASM2237912v1, whole genome shotgun sequence includes these proteins:
- the LOC118316500 gene encoding transmembrane protein 26 produces the protein MLTIHNEAILCTGFLWRAMCHLMNILLALLSRFLFAVHGAVTVWRVVAVKGEPLYWLLLTGVALLGVEMAVTLKCTRNAEWKWFSPMVFLYLGTVIPSIWFLELSLLQSKLPVNSSSGPELHLLAHIPITAGIVELEPENWVAGLEQTMLIVLVLGRWLMPKGDMSRDQLSQLLMVYVGLGADILDIFDTFKEPEVKTNRVVVIIGLALFSWALMQFPLVLTQTRPPKGESPQRRPAGLLCCPGAPASSASCCSSEVWSLLLTVGLQDGPFLLYRLYLMVQEQVLNQLMIFFTCKNILIVLLELYRIFVVQCEQQVGKWGLERCAALVLRCRTEQGGGVEEKQQDTAIEAWCGELSCHTDTVGGTEAEEDQRDVHVLKGSECREA, from the exons ATGCTAACGATACACAATGAAGCTATCCTCTGCACAGGCTTTCTGTGGCGCGCGATGTGTCATCTCATGAACATCCTGTTGGCTCTGCTGAGTCGCTTCCTGTTTGCTGTCCACGGTGCGGTGACGGTGTGGCGCGTGGTGGCCGTTAAGGGGGAGCCGCTCTATTGGCTGCTGCTGACGGGCGTGGCTCTGCTGGGCGTGGAAATGGCCGTCACCCTGAAGTGCACCCGTAACGCAGAGTGGAAATG GTTCTCCCCCATGGTTTTCCTCTACCTCGGCACTGTCATTCCCTCCATTTGGTTTCTGGAGCTGAGCCTGCTGCAGTCCAAGCTGCCTGTCAACAGTTCCTCAGGCCCTGAGCTTCATTTGCTGGCTCACATCCCAATCACAGCG GGCATTGTGGAGTTGGAGCCAGAGAACTGGGTGGCTGGCCTGGAGCAAACCATGCTCATCGTGTTGGTTCTGGGCCGCTGGCTGATGCCAAAGGGGGACATGTCCCGGGACCAGCTTTCCCAGCTCCTCATGGTCTACGTTGGCCTGGGCGCCGACATCCTGGACATCTTCGACACCTTCAAGGAACCTGAGGTCAAAACCAACCGGGTGGTCGTCATCATCGGCCTGGCCCTCTTCTCGTGGGCGCTCATGCAGTTTCCCCTGGTGCTCACCCAGACGCGACCCCCGAAGGGGGAGTCTCCTCAGCGGCGCCCGGCCGGTCTCCTCTGCTGTCCTGGAGCTCCGGCCTCGTCCGCCTCCTGTTGCTCGAGTGAAGTGTGGAGCTTGCTGCTCACAGTGGGACTCCAGGACGGCCCATTCCTGCTTTACCGACTCTACCTCATGGTTCAAGAGCAGGTCCTCAACCAGCTCATGATCTTCTTCACCTGCAAGAACATCCTCATTGTCCTGCTGGAGCTTTACCGAATCTTTGTGGTTCAGTGTGAGCAGCAGGTGGGGAAGTGGGGTTTGGAGAGGTGTGCTGCTCTGGTGCTCCGTTGTCGAACCGAgcagggtgggggggtggaggagaaaCAGCAGGACACGGCGATAGAGGCGTGGTGTGGAGAGCTGAGCTGTCACACAGACACGGTGGGGGGGACTGAGGCGGAGGAAGATCAGAGAGATGTCCATGTATTGAAAGGCTCAGAATGCCGTGAGGCATGA